One Xenopus tropicalis strain Nigerian chromosome 8, UCB_Xtro_10.0, whole genome shotgun sequence genomic window carries:
- the LOC100490896 gene encoding zinc-alpha-2-glycoprotein-like isoform X1, whose product MSYIVVLLFSLGVCVVHCGRHTLQYDISLVSSYSHSVPHYTITAYIDGLQYGRYDSATRRGQVLIPSMVIPSRSTHLKHMLLQIEFAQKQEVAEKQKMESLMGFLNKTHGNGEFHVFQRKFACELHKDGTISGYDEIAFDGKELMTFDRERVVHVPVTQEALAMTQLWNRNYDYAKINKLYMENDCIENMKMYLLYVSTDLERKVPPKVKVSSSESESGTKLHCRVYGFYPRDVEVKWIKNGRDEIHSEEAAQILPNPDGTYQIRVSVGVTPEEGATYSCHIDHSSLEKTLVVPFEPSHRSASRILILVMAVLFFAFVALGIFVTGNRKRRETFNVLFCTYPWVVWPPIP is encoded by the exons ATGAGTTACATTGTGGTGCTGCTGTTCAGCCTCGGCGTGTGTGTAGTACATTGTG GCCGGCACACATTACAATATGACATATCGCTGGTATCCTCCTATAGTCACAGCGTGCCACACTACACCATCACTGCGTATATAGACGGCTTGCAGTACGGGAGGTACGACAGCGCAACGCGCCGGGGGCAGGTCTTGATTCCATCAATGGTCATTCCATCGCGTAGTACGCATCTTAAGCACATGTTATTGCAGATTGAATTTGCTCAGAAACAGGAGGTtgcagaaaaacagaaaatggAATCTCTAATGGGGTTTCTAAACAAGACCCACG GTAATGGAGAATTCCATGTCTTCCAGAGGAAGTTTGCCTGTGAGCTACACAAAGATGGAACCATTAGTGGATACGATGAGATTGCTTTTGATGGGAAGGAGCTTATGACGTTTGACAGAGAAAGAGTGGTGCATGTTCCTGTAACACAGGAGGCTCTGGCTATGACCCAGCTATGGAATCGGAATTACGATTATGCAAAGATAAATAAGCTCTACATGGAGAATGACTGCATTGAGAATATGAAGATGTATCTCCTTTATGTATCAACTGACTTGGAGAGGAAAG TTCCCCCCAAAGTGAAGGTTTCCAGCTCAGAGTCAGAGAGTGGCACCAAACTGCACTGCCGGGTGTATGGGTTCTACCCCCGAGATGTGGAAGTGAAGTGGATAAAGAATGGGAGAGATGAGATTCACTCAGAGGAGGCAGCACAGATCCTGCCAAACCCTGATGGCACCTATCAGATCAGAGTCAGTGTGGGGGTAACACCAGAGGAGGGCGCCACTTACTCCTGCCATATAGATCACAGCAGCTTGGAGAAGACACTGGTTGTTCCCTTTG AACCCAGCCATAGAAGTGCTTCACGTATCCTGATCCTGGTCATGGCAGTTCTCTTCTTCGCTTTTGTGGCCCTGGGAATATTTGTAACTGGAAACAGGAAAAGAAGAG aaaCATTTAACGTTTTGTTCTGCACTTATCCGTGGGTGGTATGGCCGCCgataccctag
- the LOC100490896 gene encoding zinc-alpha-2-glycoprotein-like isoform X2, whose amino-acid sequence MSYIVVLLFSLGVCVVHCGRHTLQYDISLVSSYSHSVPHYTITAYIDGLQYGRYDSATRRGQVLIPSMVIPSRSTHLKHMLLQIEFAQKQEVAEKQKMESLMGFLNKTHGNGEFHVFQRKFACELHKDGTISGYDEIAFDGKELMTFDRERVVHVPVTQEALAMTQLWNRNYDYAKINKLYMENDCIENMKMYLLYVSTDLERKVLPKVKVSSSESDSGADLHCSVYGFYPRDVEVKWIKNGRDEIHSEEAAQILPNPDGTYQIRVSVGVTPEGGANYSCHIDHSSLENPMVVPFVSNRRSISQIKIPIMAAFFLIFLALGMLTRMRRNKGSESSQESLSSEEENPEPFA is encoded by the exons ATGAGTTACATTGTGGTGCTGCTGTTCAGCCTCGGCGTGTGTGTAGTACATTGTG GCCGGCACACATTACAATATGACATATCGCTGGTATCCTCCTATAGTCACAGCGTGCCACACTACACCATCACTGCGTATATAGACGGCTTGCAGTACGGGAGGTACGACAGCGCAACGCGCCGGGGGCAGGTCTTGATTCCATCAATGGTCATTCCATCGCGTAGTACGCATCTTAAGCACATGTTATTGCAGATTGAATTTGCTCAGAAACAGGAGGTtgcagaaaaacagaaaatggAATCTCTAATGGGGTTTCTAAACAAGACCCACG GTAATGGAGAATTCCATGTCTTCCAGAGGAAGTTTGCCTGTGAGCTACACAAAGATGGAACCATTAGTGGATACGATGAGATTGCTTTTGATGGGAAGGAGCTTATGACGTTTGACAGAGAAAGAGTGGTGCATGTTCCTGTAACACAGGAGGCTCTGGCTATGACCCAGCTATGGAATCGGAATTACGATTATGCAAAGATAAATAAGCTCTACATGGAGAATGACTGCATTGAGAATATGAAGATGTATCTCCTTTATGTATCAACTGACTTGGAGAGGAAAG TTCTCCCTAAAGTGAAGGTTTCCAGCTCAGAATCAGACAGCGGTGCTGACCTTCACTGCTCTGTGTATGGGTTCTACCCCCGAGATGTGGAAGTGAAGTGGATAAAGAATGGGAGAGATGAGATTCACTCAGAGGAGGCGGCACAGATCCTGCCAAACCCTGATGGCACCTATCAGATCAGAGTCAGTGTGGGGGTAACACCAGAGGGGGGCGCCAATTACTCCTGCCATATAGATCACAGCAGCTTGGAAAACCCAATGGTTGTACCTTTTG TATCTAATAGGAGAAGTATTTCACAAATCAAGATCCCTATCATGGCTGCTTTCTTCCTAATTTTTCTTGCTCTGGGAATGTTGACTAGAATGAGAAGGAATAAAG GATCAGAAAGCAGCCAAGAGAGTTTGAGCTCAGAGGAGGAGAATCCTGAGCCTTTTGCTTAA